Within Larus michahellis chromosome 5, bLarMic1.1, whole genome shotgun sequence, the genomic segment AATAAAGGATATCACACAACACAGCATATATTAGTTTGCAAAGTTCTTGGCTTGGATACACAGAGGAGAGATTTTTGGGTGCTGACTTTGGAGATGCAGCAGCAGGGCATGGTTTTCTCGCAGCCTAGGGGATATCAATTCCTCTCTCCCTCCATAGCTCCTTCCTACAGCAGGAGGGATATTTGGCAGCATCCCTCCAACCTGCTCCCACCCATCTCtctgagtcatagaatcatagactcaaagactcatagggttggaaggggcctctggagatcctctagtccTGATCTTCCAGCAAGGCTCATCCCTTCCCGCTGTGCTCAGCCCAGGTAGGAAGGAGTCAATGGTACGTTTTGGAAGCACAGCACCAGAACCAACCCTGTTGTCCATCTCTGTCTCACTGGGTCTCCCCCTTCATAGACAGAGCCCCACGGGGAGATGGGGTTAAAAGCCTATTCCCAAGAGGTTGCGTTGCCTTTGCATCCATGAATGTCGTCCTTCAGCCTGTACTGCTGCTGGGCATTCAAGCGGCATTGGTGGCTGTGGAGAGTTTCGCTTGGTTTTTTGTGACTAAGGCGAGCtgaagaaaatacagaggaaaacaggaaaagaataacTCGGTGAATTAATTCAAATTCATTTTATCAGGGAGTCAGGGGGGAATACTTTGGGCTTTGAATTTATTTAGCagtgaggaagggaggaggaattggataattttttttatttccatcttcttCCAATCTTCAGGGAGGATCtggaaaaggtaagaaaaatctcCTAACACTTACAATGAGATTGATTGTTGGGAAAGAATAATGATACAACAGAGGTAAAATTCTCTGCAGAAATTGTCCTTTCGGCAGAAAAGCCCGTTCTTCCCTTGAACAGCTTTCAGCAAAAAGTATCCATACCGGTGCTGTTCTCACTGCCTCTTTGGACTGGCACAGTTTATCCAAGATAATTAAGAGGTGATGTGATCCTCCCTAAAAATGCCTACAAAATCCTGAGAGCAGGCAGGTTTGAATCAAAAAGTCTGTAACATAAAAGAAATCCGTAGAACAGCTGGAGGTTTTTGCTGGACCGATTGAGACTCGATAGCAGGCAGATGTTTTCCAGTGGGAACATTGGCTGTCAGTGGCCAACTCCCTACGGATTTATTACTTTACATTTGCCAACTAACAGTTGACACAATTTGTTACTCACATGAACCCTCTCAATCAAGATGAGGAATGGTTCAAAATTACACCCCGTAGCCCAAGCAGGAGCTGATGGGTGATACAGTCTCCATCTCTTTTCAGTCAAGCTAACAAGGTAACTCCTAACTTCAGGCATCGGCACTTGTGAATCTACGGATCACCACAGGCTTTTGGGATCTTCTCCTCAGAGCTCCTCTCATTTTACTCTCCAGGGAGGGCTGGACACCGCCACTGTAGGAGCTACGGGCCATGCAAGGGAGCAGACTGTTCCAGCTGTTTGCAACTGGCATTTACTCCTGTCTTGGTTTCTAGAGGCCATCTCCCGTAAACGTTGTGGGAACCTGTAGGTTTGTCCCGGTATTTCAGTCTGGATGGAAAGGGGAGCGACAGGGTGTGCTGCTGACAGTGGTGTCTCCCACGGGTGACAGTGCGGCAAGACGCAAACACACAGTCCATCAGCTGAAAGAAGCTGTGAGTCAACAGCTGTCAGTCTTGCACCGCAGACCATCCCCTGATCACTAGCTTTGCTTTCTGTGCCCATCCAGACACATCCATAAGTCTTCCCAAAAGCAAGATTGCTCCTTCTGTCACACTGCCAGAGGGACATCTCAGTTGCAGGTTGTATTTCTTCCCCAAATCCCCAAGTTGCCTGGACAAACAAGAGAAAGGTGTCCTTTCCACTTCCCATTAAACACTGGTATGAATCTATTCATTTCATCTGGTGTCAGTCCAGACATAACCTGGTGCAAGTATTACTCTGTGGATCGCTCATCCCACTCCTGAGTGTTTCCCTGGGAGGGGGAAGACGACAGTCTGGAGTGAGTTACATGCCATGGCTGGAAGCTGTTCCATGCTCTCTGTACAAACGAGTTCTGGTGGAAAACTAAGCTTTTGTAAACATCTTTATTCCCAAGGAAACCATGTGGAGCCCGGACTGCACTCGGCTGTTAAATGACATCATGCATGGGGTGGTTGCAAAACAGCAATGGGGAATAGCGGACACAGGGCGTTCAGGCAAGAGAGCTGAGGGGGTGTGAAATGCATTTCACAGGAGACCCTGCAGCTGCGTGTCCCTGGGAACATCTTCATTTGGGGAAAATTCCTTTCTTGTGTCCCACTTCCAGGGCTGAAACTCTCCTGTGACGGAGTATTAACAGCTGGTTAGGAATGAACACCACCCAACAGCATTCATGCCTTGCAACCCTCCTAACCCTTtgcaactcttctttttttctaggtATCTGGGGATTACTCGGCCGCTGACGTACCCTGTAAGACAAAATGGGAAGCTGATGGCCAAGATGGTCTTCATTGTTTGGCTCCTGTCTGCCTCCAtcacccttcctcctctttttggcTGGGCCAAGAATGTCACCGTGGAAAGAGTCTGTCTCATCAGCCAGGACTTTGGGTACACAGTCTACTCCACGGGGGTTGCCTTCTACATCCCCATGGCAGTCATGCTCGTCATGTACATCCGGATCTACAAAGCTGCCAAGGTCAGTGCCGAGAAGCACCGCTTCATGAACTTACCCAAGCACTACGAAGAGGAGGGCGTCTACTGCCTGGAGGCCTCCAGCCGGAGCCACCACAGCTCCAAGCGTACCAAAGCAGTGGAGGAGTGCGCTACGCTCTCCAAACTGCTCCGGCAAGACCGAAAGAATATTTCCATCTTCAAACGGGAGCAGAAAGCAGCCAGGACCCTCGGCATTATTGTGGGGGCGTTCACGTTTTGCTGGCTGCCGTTCTTCCTGATGTCAACAGCTCGGCCTTTCATCTGCGGCATTCGCTGCAGCTGCATGCCCCTGCGGCTGGAGAGGACTCTGCTCTGGCTGGGATACACCAACTCCCTCATCAACCCTTTGATTTATGCTTTCTTTAACCGAGACTTGAGGACTACTTTCTGGAACCTCCTGAGGTGCAGGTACAGGAACATCAACAGGAGGCTCTCCGCCGCCAGCATGCACGAGGCTCTGAAAGCCACAGAGAGGCACGAATGCATCCTGTAGAGCCACTCAGTGCCTGACCAACGAACTCCTGCCTCTCCATTTCAGGTTCCTGGCCTCTCAGGGCTGGCAGAAACCATGCGTGCCATTGTCCCCCTGCCAGACACTGAGAGTGACATCCCTTCCCCTCACCCCAGGAGGAGCTGCGGTTCTCCTCGCCTTGGGAACAAGAGGGCAGCCCTTCCTTCTCACCATGTCCTAGGTGGGAGCTGAGAAGTCATCAGCAAGACCTGGTGGGTTCAAGGTCTACCACCGACTGTGGGCAAGTCACACcacctttctgtgcctcagtttccctctctgttaaaaaaaaaaaaaaaaggaaaaagaaaaagcaaccctCCCAACCAactaacaacaaaaaaccctaaaaacttGGTAAGACTGTGGCCCTCCACCTTCCAAAAGGGCTCTAAGGTCTGTGGAGGGCACACGATATGCTATGTAAAGACAATGATGGCTACACTTCTCTATCAAATATGACAGCAGCTATAGGCTCCGTTATAGATCCAAGCACTCATGCCATCCCAGCTTATACGAACTCTTTCCACCAATGTAATTGCATTTTACACACTGAGCTCGTGTCTGGGTTTGCACGTCAGAGCAGTAATACCAATGACCCCATTTCCCCTCACACTGTAGCACTGCAGCACTTGAAAGAGGCACGCTCACAGAACGAAACACAAATGGACACGAAGTTTCCTTTATGGATGGATAGGAAAGTCCAACGGCCTCCTCATGAGAGCAATGGCCAGTGAGCAAAGACAGTTATGTTTATTGGGTTGTACTGTAATTCATTCTCAGACAAGTGATGTGTGTTCATAGTTTGTGGCTAATTGACTCCATAAAAGCACGCTTTGGTTGAtaacagaaaaaagtatttaatttctctGACAGCTTTACAGTGCTTCAGTATGATGTCCAGCAAGCTTGAAAAAACACACTAAATGACAtatcctttttttatatataaaaaaaaaagagtctggtTTCCTCATTTTGGTGTAGATTCATTGGTCACGTTGACTTGAAAGTGTCTCTTTACTTTTATGTGGTGGTGGGACTTGTCTTCCTGAAGTCCTCTTTGCTCTTGACCAACCTTGTTGCACCAGCTTTGCTTTGCAGCCCCACAAACCCCTGCCCATTTGTAGGTGATGTCTGCTCCATGGGGTCAGTTGTTTAAGTGTCTCCTATCTGGGTTCTTTTGTCAAAGCCAGACTGTTCAGAGGCTCAGGAAAAGGGTTTCTAGCGCTCCCTCCATTACAGATTTTCTTCACCAAGCAAGAGTGCCTGAGTGGTGGCAGTCCTATCTCTTGCAACATCATGCGGTACTCCATGATTTGGCTGTTGGATGTTTTGGCTGACTGCTGGCATGGTTTGGCTTAGTAATCAAGATCTCTCCTGTGAAAACTTTTGTGGTCTCATTTCCCCTCTTTTTAATAGATATTTCTCTCCTATGTCTTTTTATACCTGCTTTTTCTATAGATGCCCAAGAGGGTCTCCAGTTTAGACTGGTGATTCACAGCAGGGACAATGGTTCGAGCCCACTGTGAATGTCCCAAAGGACTGAGAGGCTGGGCACAAGAACAACAGCGTGTCCAGATGTTCTCCAAGCTTGTGTCCTCACAGCCAGAGCCAGAATTTCACACAGGAGCAGGCAAGGTTGTTGTAGCTGTTATATAGATCTCCAATGGGAAATGTTTAAAGATCAGACAGTAAAGAGTTTTGAAGGAGGACCTAGTCAGGAGAGATCCTACAGGTTTAGCTGGAGCCCTGCTTCACCTGCCGTCCCACTCAGGAGCTCTTTGGAGAGTGGTGAGTGATTCTGTTAGGATGGTTAACAGCTTTCTATCCATCTCCCATGGTTTGCTACCTACGGTTGTATGTTGGTGTTAGGTTTGTGCAAGGCCACCTGTGCCCTCTGTGACAGTACCTCACTgtctgctgaaggcagagcatTGCGTGCCTTGCAGCCACATTCGGTCCCAAGCGTCTACTGCTCAGAGGCTGCTGTGCACCTCTAAAGTCATATATTCTTGTCCAGGCTGAAAACAAAATCCAGCCTCACTGAAATGCCTAGGATGCGTGCCAGCAGTAAGGACCTGTCCTCCACTGCTCTGCCAAAGATGGATGCTATTGCCCAGGGAAATCCGAGCAGCCTTGCATTCCGCAAACCAGAGACCCCACCGATGCAATGAGGCAGGAGAAGGCATGAGCAAACCCTCATTCTCTTGCTTTCACATTGCTGCCACGTGAACTGGTGCTAAACCTTACCACAACCTCTCTACTTTCCCTTggtggctccagggagaccttatagcagccttccagtacctaaaggggacccaCAgaaaagacggggagggactcttcatcaggaagtgtagtgataggatgagggacaatggttttaaactagaagggggtagatttagattaggtattaggaagaaattctttactctgagggtggtgagacactggaacatatTTATCCtaaaagttgtggatgccccatccctggaagtgttcaaggccaggttggatgggactttgagcaacctggtctagtgggaggtgaccctgcccatggtggggggcAGGGTGGAACAaggtaatctttaaggtcccttccaggtctaaccattttatgattctatgttcacCTTCGTGTGCTTGCTGCTCATCACCCTTCCCCAGCTTGGCTGCAACGTCTTGTGATGCTGCTTCTTCTTCCAAGCCCATACAGTAAGTCCCCACGCACCACATCTCTAGGGCACAGTCTGACCGCCCATCTCAGGACCTGCTTGTCAAAAACAAGTCCTTTCCTCCCAGAAAACACTTCGGGCCATCGTCTCCTCTGTCACAACATTTTAGCCGCAGCTGGTCACTGGGTCTGGCCTGTCACGAGGATATGAATTTGCTGCAGGGTCCAAATTCCTCCCCAAgctccctcagctccttccctgccATGGAGCTAACGGTGCCCTTTTGACACAGCTGTCTGGATTAAAACTAACCAGCTGCTAATTTAGCCTGCCTCATCAGGATGTGAAAGCCCCGAGACAGCCCGTTTCATATTCAGCACATAAAGAAGAGTCTGGTTTGTTCTGCTGCGGTATATTCATATGCCTAAGGTCATAGTGGCAtggttttacttattttctgtattaCGGGTTCTTAAACTGCCTTCAAAATTCATAATCTTGTTTAATTCCACTAAACATCTCTATTCTGATGGTATTTCTAGCACTGCTTAAAAGTATCCTGCAGAAGAGCTATCAAACAGTGTTTAAGCATTCTAAACAAAAAGTCAGGCGAATACTGTTTTTTCTGGCTTGATggttcttccagaaaaaaaaaagagtaggggAAAGAATATGATTCTGGATGATCCAAACCCCAAATTTCTTCTAAGTAAGGAATCAAGCAAAATGGTTCATTTGtcttaaaaatcagtgttttctttgaCTTGGAATTGAATGTTTTGTTTCACTCAAGGCTTACctgataatctttttttttttccttgtatttttgttttaagttgtAGTTGCGTTTAAAAGACAAGCCTCGTTCCCAAATACAATTCCAAACGTTCGCATCCAAAAACATTTCAACATGGTAGCttcactgaaacaaaatattttgctcaaaaaaataataaggtAGCTTGCCCAATTTTTCCGGTAGTTATTGTCTCAAGCTGTGAGTCATCAGCATAAACTTTTGCTTTTCAG encodes:
- the LOC141743918 gene encoding 5-hydroxytryptamine receptor 7-like yields the protein MLLRASPRRFLEHHLLFVENAEQQHPAQKSLPNSFMTEEPSIPAEPDVPSSNLTNATDCGEEILLYGDTEKIVIGVVLSIIILMTIAGNGLVIISVCIVKKLRQPSNYLVVSLAAADLSVAFAVMPFVTITDLVGGEWLFGKVFCNVFIAMDVMCCTASIMTLCIISVDRYLGITRPLTYPVRQNGKLMAKMVFIVWLLSASITLPPLFGWAKNVTVERVCLISQDFGYTVYSTGVAFYIPMAVMLVMYIRIYKAAKVSAEKHRFMNLPKHYEEEGVYCLEASSRSHHSSKRTKAVEECATLSKLLRQDRKNISIFKREQKAARTLGIIVGAFTFCWLPFFLMSTARPFICGIRCSCMPLRLERTLLWLGYTNSLINPLIYAFFNRDLRTTFWNLLRCRYRNINRRLSAASMHEALKATERHECIL